The nucleotide window CATGCTTGGGAGTACTGCCCATTTCCTGAGCGTATACTTGTATGTTCTATAACAAAGTGCAAGCACATAAATACAAAAGGTGCCTGAAAAAACAGGCACCTTTTCTAGTAGAACATCCTTCTTCTTTGTTTTTGGGCAGGCTGGTACTTCCGCATCGGACCATAATCCAGCACTTCCTTCAAATAATAATCACCATTTGGGTTTTGCTGCTTAAGCAGCTCCGTCAAATATGTAATGTCGTCCATCGCCCTGTGCGTCTGGAATTTTGAGATATTATGAGCCTGCAGCAAAGTCAGCAGCTTGCTGTTCGGGAAACCGTGGTTCTTCCATTGCACATTCTTCATCGTGCAATACCACTTCATCTCGTTGACTTCTGGATACATCCTGAATAAAAAACTTCTGTCGAACGAGGCATTATGGGCAAAAATTGCATCGGTGCGATTAAAATAATCCATTATTTTTTCATCGTAAAACGTCTTTCCACGAACCATGTCATAAGAAATCCCATGAATCCGGTAGGCTCTGTCGTAATTTCTCTGGGCGGTGATCGACAGCGGCTCTCTTAAATAAGAATCTTCATCAAGAATGTCGATTATTTCTCCTGATTCCTCATGAAAGGAAATTAGCTTCAAAGCCAATTCTATTATTTCATCTGAATCCGGGCCTAATCCAGTTGTCTCTACGTCCACTACCAATCCAAGCTTGTTCTCTTTGTTCAAAAATGTCACCCTTTTCAGCTGGAATATATGATTCTATTTATAATCATATATGAGGACTACTTTCATTTCCACCTTTAGAGAATAGGATGTAATCTTTTCCAACTTAGAGCCTGTTGGTCATCTCTAATCTGCCCGCTGTATTCTTCATAAAAATTTTCAGAAGTGCGAAGCCTATTGCCGCACCACCAAGCGAGCTTGCGAAAAATGCGGGTACCATTCCAAACAAAGCTGCTTCTTTGCCAAGAAATAGAGTAGCAATCGGATAGCTGACAATCGCCCCAAGGATTCCTGTGCCAACTACTTCTCCTGCGAAAGCAAAACCCATTCTCTTCGTTTTTTTATACAAATAGCCCGCCAGAAGAGCACCAATCATGCTTCCAGGAAATGCGAAGACAGACCCGGTCCCCATTAGATTTCTCAATATTGATATGCCTAAAGCCTGGGCAACTGCATAATATGGTCCGAGAAGCACTGCCGACAAAACATTGATAAAATGCTGAACCGGAAATACCTTAAGAATTCCAAGAGGAATAAACAACATATGGCTTGTCAATGTTCCTATTGCCATCATCATCGCTGTTAAAGTAAGCTTTTGTGTGTTTTTCATGATAACCTCCCTTTAATACATGATATCCCTTAATCTTGCTGCGGCTTCCTTGACGTCATCTGCATGGCTGATTGCTGTAATGACAGAAACACCATCCGCTCCAGCATTCATTACTACTGCAGCATTATCCACATTGATTCCTCCGATCCCGACCATCGGGATGCCAAAGTCTTTTAGCTGCTCAAGCAATGCCGTTCCCTGGACTGCTCTTGTATCCTTCTTTGTTGCAGTTGGAAAAATCGTCCCAACTCCAAAATAATCTGCACCTGCAAGCTTTGCCTTTTCAGCTTCTGTGTGACTATGGACGGAAACTCCAAGAATCTTATCGCCTATTTTGTCGCGGACCTCTGATGCATCCTCATCCTCTTGCCCAATATGGACGCCGTCCGCATCAAGCTCAAGGGCCATTTCGATATCATCGTTCACAATGAAAGGAATGCCGTTATCATTGCAGATCCTCTGCAGCTCCTTTCCCAACACCAGCTTTTCCATCCCCTCAAGGCAGTTACTTCCTTTCTCACGATATTGAAAAAGACTGATCCCTCCGCGAATCGCCTCTTCCAGCACTAATCGAGGCTCTTGCAGGCAATTCGTGCTGCCGGCGATAAAGTAAACCTTCAGCAAGCTTCTCATTTGTTCAGGGCTGATTCTTGCCATGAGGTGACCTCGCTTTCCATTTTCATATTGGCCCAATGATTAGTAGGTCCATGTCCATTCCCAATGATCAGCGGGTCAGCGATGGCAGCGTGGATGAATTCCTTCGCTATAGCTACTGCTTCATGAACTGACTTCCCTTTCGCAAGCTGTGCTGTAATGGCAGCGGAAAAAGTACAGCCTGTTCCATGAGTGTTCTTTGTTTCAATCCTTGCAGAGGAAAAAAAAGACAAATTCCCTCCCGTCAAACAGGACATCGACCGATTCGTTTGTTCCCTCATCATGCCCGCCTTTTATAATGACATTTTTTGCTCCAAGCGCATGAATTCGTCTTGCCGCCTCCTTTTTCTCATCCATGCTGCCAATAGACATGCCGGTCAGTACTTCTGCTTCGGGGATATTCGGGGTAATGATTAGACAAAGCGGAAGCAAATGATTCTTCAAGGCAGAAACTGCTTCCTGCTGAAGCAATGAAGCCCCTCCTTTCGCAATCATGACCGGATCGACTACAACCTTATCCCATGCGAAATACTTTATTTTCCCAGCAACAGTTTCAATGATCTCAGCATTGAAAAGCATTCCTGTTTTCAAAGCATCCACCCCAATATCATCCCCGACAGATTGGATTTGTCGGGCAACTGCCTCTGCCTCCAGCGGAAAGACTCCCTGGACACCAAGCGTATTTTGGGCCGTTACTGCGGTCAGCGCAGACATCCCAAAAACTTTCAGCTCCTGGAAGGTTTTCAGATCTGCCTGGATGCCAGCACCACCGCCGCTGTCCGACCCCGCAATTGTTAAAGCTTTTTCCATCTCAATCAACCTCCACGCGAGTAAAAGACATTTTCTTAATCAGAACGTTTCCGCCAATAAGGTATAACCAGTTTAAGAATTCTATTTGAAAGCTTCCCGGACCCTGACTGGCACAATTGTCAGCAGCTATTTCCGACGCCACTCCATAGATGGCTACTGCTGCTGTCGCGGCTTTCAGCAAGTTTTTTTCAACAGCAGTGAAGGCGCCAATTGCGGAAGTGAGCAAACAGCCGGTGCCCGTCACTTTTGTTAGCATTTGGTGACCATTGTGGACAAAATATGCAATATGCCCATTTGTAATAATGTCGTTCTTACCAGTCAGGACAACAACCGTCTTCAATTTTTTCGCAGCCGAAACAGCAAGCTCGAACACATCCCCACTGGATTCACCTGCATCCACTCCGCGTATACTCCAAGTCTCCCCGGCAACATTGGCAATCTCTGATGCATTTCCTCTGATAATCGCAATCTCTAATTCTTCCATCAGCCTCCTTGCCGTTTCAGTGCGATATTGAGTTGCACCCGCACCCACTGGGTCCAGGATAACCGGGACACCATGCTCGTTCGCCGCCTTGCCGGCAATCAGCATCGACTCAACAACTTCAGGCGTCAGCGTCCCAATATTGATGACAAGACTTCCCGCCACCGTGGCTATGTCAGCAACTTCCTCTTGGGCATATGCCATCACCGGCGAAGCACCCAGAGCCAGCAATCCATTAGCGGTGAAATTGGTGACCACAACATTAGTGATGTTATGTACGAGCGGGTTCTCCCTGCGGACTCTGTCCAGCAAAATAGCAATCTCTTTCTTCTCCATTCTGAAACCTCCTTGAAAAAATAAAAAAGCCAGATCCATTAGTGGACCTGACTTAAAAGCAAAGTAAGAAAACTTCTCTCACACTACTTTCCTACGCTGGTATTACCCAGATCAGGTCCGAAGGGTTAAAAGACATAACGTCTTTCTCTCAGCCTGTAACAGGGCACCCCTAGTAGTACATCGAATATTCAATTATTTTCATCCTAACCTTAACTTTTATTTATGTAAAGAGAAAACAACCTATTCTGTTATTTTTCACTTTTTAACAATTCTTTGATTTCTTTGAGCAGCTCATATTGCTGCTCCTGTTTATCGATGATTCTCTTAGCCAATTTCTCCAGTGTTTTCGTAATGGACCACAAGGCTAAGACCAGGACTAGAATCAAGCCCAATTCATTCATCTTTATCCACTT belongs to Mesobacillus subterraneus and includes:
- the thiE gene encoding thiamine phosphate synthase, which produces MARISPEQMRSLLKVYFIAGSTNCLQEPRLVLEEAIRGGISLFQYREKGSNCLEGMEKLVLGKELQRICNDNGIPFIVNDDIEMALELDADGVHIGQEDEDASEVRDKIGDKILGVSVHSHTEAEKAKLAGADYFGVGTIFPTATKKDTRAVQGTALLEQLKDFGIPMVGIGGINVDNAAVVMNAGADGVSVITAISHADDVKEAAARLRDIMY
- a CDS encoding exonuclease domain-containing protein — translated: MNKENKLGLVVDVETTGLGPDSDEIIELALKLISFHEESGEIIDILDEDSYLREPLSITAQRNYDRAYRIHGISYDMVRGKTFYDEKIMDYFNRTDAIFAHNASFDRSFLFRMYPEVNEMKWYCTMKNVQWKNHGFPNSKLLTLLQAHNISKFQTHRAMDDITYLTELLKQQNPNGDYYLKEVLDYGPMRKYQPAQKQRRRMFY
- the thiW gene encoding energy coupling factor transporter S component ThiW, with amino-acid sequence MKNTQKLTLTAMMMAIGTLTSHMLFIPLGILKVFPVQHFINVLSAVLLGPYYAVAQALGISILRNLMGTGSVFAFPGSMIGALLAGYLYKKTKRMGFAFAGEVVGTGILGAIVSYPIATLFLGKEAALFGMVPAFFASSLGGAAIGFALLKIFMKNTAGRLEMTNRL
- the thiM gene encoding hydroxyethylthiazole kinase, with product MEKKEIAILLDRVRRENPLVHNITNVVVTNFTANGLLALGASPVMAYAQEEVADIATVAGSLVINIGTLTPEVVESMLIAGKAANEHGVPVILDPVGAGATQYRTETARRLMEELEIAIIRGNASEIANVAGETWSIRGVDAGESSGDVFELAVSAAKKLKTVVVLTGKNDIITNGHIAYFVHNGHQMLTKVTGTGCLLTSAIGAFTAVEKNLLKAATAAVAIYGVASEIAADNCASQGPGSFQIEFLNWLYLIGGNVLIKKMSFTRVEVD